The following proteins are co-located in the Nerophis ophidion isolate RoL-2023_Sa unplaced genomic scaffold, RoL_Noph_v1.0 HiC_scaffold_171, whole genome shotgun sequence genome:
- the LOC133547746 gene encoding gastrula zinc finger protein XlCGF57.1-like isoform X1 — translation MCQRMIAKYEEELCPTKEEKERQHQLLDAVFKKHQVVLHRTDLNKEHLPHEQEEEPQPHHIKEEKEVPHSQHIKDGGEDPQPPHNKAKHETPQTHNVKLTLHIKRQAEDPLILHIKKEEEDPLTPHFKEQENRLTPHIKKDEEDPLTSCFKEEEEDQEPPHIKEEEEEEGISQPKWLEEFPVTGVPVKSEDDEVKGESEERGGGEPPSSSSTQHMTTEADGDHCGGSQADKLLAPLSDSEDTTSHSPDTDDEDSKDDKTCHTDNTHFTSSHCHKTFKYHCRLKSHMRTHTGEKPFSCSLCSKGFTQSINLKVHMRTHTGEKRFSCSTCGKGFTQSQSLKRHIRTHTREKPFSCSLCSKGFTQSINLKVHMRTHTGEKPFSCSTCGKGFRESQHLKRHMRTHTGEKPFSCSTCGKGFVESQSLKVHMRTHTGEKPFSCSICGKGFAQNQSLKRHMRTHTGENLFICSICGKGFVKSQGLKVHMRTHIGEKPFSCSICGKCFTQSQDLKRHMRTHSGEKSHSCSICNRSFGDRSTLVRHMRRHPGEKVLSCSVCGERLSSK, via the exons atgtgccaaagaatgatagcaaagtatgaggaggaactttgtccaacaaaagaggagaaggagcgacaacatcaactactggacgctgttttcaagaaacatcaagttgtgttacacagaacag ACCTCAATAAAGAACATCTTCCTCATGAGCAGGAAGAAGAGCCACAGCCccaccacattaaagaggaaaaagaggtaccacattcccaacacattaaAGACGGAGGAGAGgacccacagcccccccacaataAAGCGAAAcatgagacgccacagacccataatgttaaactgacccttcacattaaaaggcaagcggaggacccactgatcttacacatcaaaaaggaagaggaggatccactgacccctcactttaaggagcaagagaaccggCTGACACCTCACATTAAAAAGGacgaggaggacccactgacctcctgctttaaagaggaagaagaggaccaagagccgccgcacattaaagaggaagaggaggaagagggcatcagtcagcctaaatggttggaggagttcccagtgactggtgtccctgtgaagagtgaagatgatgaggtgaaaggtgaaagtgaggagaggggagggggggagcctccaagcagcagctcaacacaacacatgacaacagaagctgatggagaccactgtggaggatcacaagcagacaagctcttagctccactatcagatagtgaggacacaacgtcacactctcctgacactgatgatgaagactctaaagatgataagacatgtcacactgacaacactcacttcacatcttctcactgtcacaaaacctttaaataccattgtcgtctaaaatcacacatgagaacacacactggagaaaaacctttttcttgttcactctgtagtaaaggttttacacaaagtatcaatttgaaagtacacatgagaacacacactggagaaaaacgtttttcctgttcaacctgtggtaaaggttttacacaaagtcagagtttgaaaagacatattagaacacacactagagaaaaacctttttcttgttcactctgtagtaaaggttttacacaaagtatcaatttgaaggtacacatgagaacacacaccggtgaaaaacctttttcctgttcaacctgtggtaaaggttttagagaaagtcaacatttgaaaagacacatgagaacacacactggtgaaaaacctttttcctgttctacctgtggtaaaggttttgttgaaagtcagagtttgaaagtacatatgagaacacacactggtgaaaaacctttttcttgttcaatatgtggtaaaggttttgcacaaaatcagagtttgaaaagacacatgagaacacacactggagaaaacctttttatctgttcaatctgtggtaaaggttttgttaaAAGTCAgggtttgaaagtacacatgagaacacacattggtgaaaaacctttctcctgttcaatctgtggtaaatgttttacacaaagtcaggatttgaaaagacacatgagaacacactctggtgaaaaatcacattcctgttcaatctgcaacagaagctttggtgaccgatcaacccttgtaagacacatgagaagacaccctggagagaaagtgttgagttgcagtgtgtgtggtgaaagattgtcttctaagtag
- the LOC133547746 gene encoding gastrula zinc finger protein XlCGF57.1-like isoform X2, translating to MIAKYEEELCPTKEEKERQHQLLDAVFKKHQVVLHRTDLNKEHLPHEQEEEPQPHHIKEEKEVPHSQHIKDGGEDPQPPHNKAKHETPQTHNVKLTLHIKRQAEDPLILHIKKEEEDPLTPHFKEQENRLTPHIKKDEEDPLTSCFKEEEEDQEPPHIKEEEEEEGISQPKWLEEFPVTGVPVKSEDDEVKGESEERGGGEPPSSSSTQHMTTEADGDHCGGSQADKLLAPLSDSEDTTSHSPDTDDEDSKDDKTCHTDNTHFTSSHCHKTFKYHCRLKSHMRTHTGEKPFSCSLCSKGFTQSINLKVHMRTHTGEKRFSCSTCGKGFTQSQSLKRHIRTHTREKPFSCSLCSKGFTQSINLKVHMRTHTGEKPFSCSTCGKGFRESQHLKRHMRTHTGEKPFSCSTCGKGFVESQSLKVHMRTHTGEKPFSCSICGKGFAQNQSLKRHMRTHTGENLFICSICGKGFVKSQGLKVHMRTHIGEKPFSCSICGKCFTQSQDLKRHMRTHSGEKSHSCSICNRSFGDRSTLVRHMRRHPGEKVLSCSVCGERLSSK from the exons atgatagcaaagtatgaggaggaactttgtccaacaaaagaggagaaggagcgacaacatcaactactggacgctgttttcaagaaacatcaagttgtgttacacagaacag ACCTCAATAAAGAACATCTTCCTCATGAGCAGGAAGAAGAGCCACAGCCccaccacattaaagaggaaaaagaggtaccacattcccaacacattaaAGACGGAGGAGAGgacccacagcccccccacaataAAGCGAAAcatgagacgccacagacccataatgttaaactgacccttcacattaaaaggcaagcggaggacccactgatcttacacatcaaaaaggaagaggaggatccactgacccctcactttaaggagcaagagaaccggCTGACACCTCACATTAAAAAGGacgaggaggacccactgacctcctgctttaaagaggaagaagaggaccaagagccgccgcacattaaagaggaagaggaggaagagggcatcagtcagcctaaatggttggaggagttcccagtgactggtgtccctgtgaagagtgaagatgatgaggtgaaaggtgaaagtgaggagaggggagggggggagcctccaagcagcagctcaacacaacacatgacaacagaagctgatggagaccactgtggaggatcacaagcagacaagctcttagctccactatcagatagtgaggacacaacgtcacactctcctgacactgatgatgaagactctaaagatgataagacatgtcacactgacaacactcacttcacatcttctcactgtcacaaaacctttaaataccattgtcgtctaaaatcacacatgagaacacacactggagaaaaacctttttcttgttcactctgtagtaaaggttttacacaaagtatcaatttgaaagtacacatgagaacacacactggagaaaaacgtttttcctgttcaacctgtggtaaaggttttacacaaagtcagagtttgaaaagacatattagaacacacactagagaaaaacctttttcttgttcactctgtagtaaaggttttacacaaagtatcaatttgaaggtacacatgagaacacacaccggtgaaaaacctttttcctgttcaacctgtggtaaaggttttagagaaagtcaacatttgaaaagacacatgagaacacacactggtgaaaaacctttttcctgttctacctgtggtaaaggttttgttgaaagtcagagtttgaaagtacatatgagaacacacactggtgaaaaacctttttcttgttcaatatgtggtaaaggttttgcacaaaatcagagtttgaaaagacacatgagaacacacactggagaaaacctttttatctgttcaatctgtggtaaaggttttgttaaAAGTCAgggtttgaaagtacacatgagaacacacattggtgaaaaacctttctcctgttcaatctgtggtaaatgttttacacaaagtcaggatttgaaaagacacatgagaacacactctggtgaaaaatcacattcctgttcaatctgcaacagaagctttggtgaccgatcaacccttgtaagacacatgagaagacaccctggagagaaagtgttgagttgcagtgtgtgtggtgaaagattgtcttctaagtag